Proteins from a single region of Ensifer adhaerens:
- a CDS encoding P-II family nitrogen regulator, whose amino-acid sequence MKIVMAIIKPFKLDEVREALTAVGIQGLTVTEVKGYGRQKGHTEIYRGTEYAVSFLPKLKVEIAVPSELVDMAVEAIAAAAKTGQIGDGKIFVYAIDHAVRIRTGETDSEAL is encoded by the coding sequence ATGAAAATTGTGATGGCCATTATCAAGCCGTTCAAGCTCGATGAGGTTCGCGAAGCCCTCACTGCTGTCGGCATCCAGGGCCTGACCGTGACCGAAGTCAAAGGCTACGGCCGCCAGAAGGGACATACCGAAATCTACCGCGGCACCGAATATGCCGTGAGCTTCCTGCCGAAACTGAAGGTCGAAATTGCCGTTCCCTCGGAGCTCGTCGACATGGCGGTGGAAGCGATCGCCGCAGCCGCCAAGACCGGCCAGATCGGCGACGGCAAGATCTTCGTCTACGCCATTGACCATGCCGTGCGCATCCGCACCGGCGAAACCGATTCAGAAGCGTTGTAA
- a CDS encoding response regulator transcription factor, producing the protein MATRTILLVDDDNDLRETLVEQLSLYEEFDLIQEATAGKGIQTARAQQVDLLIMDVGLPDMDGREAVKLLRKGGFKAPIIMLTGHDTDSDTILGLEAGANDYVTKPFRFAVLLARIRAQLRQHEQSEDATFSVGPYTFKPSQKLLTLENGQKIRLTEKEAAIIRYLYRADQKVVTRDVLLEEVWGYNSGVTTHTLETHVYRLRQKIERDPSNAEILVTENGGYKIVP; encoded by the coding sequence ATGGCGACCCGCACCATTCTTCTTGTCGATGACGACAATGACCTGCGCGAGACATTGGTCGAGCAGCTCTCGCTCTACGAAGAGTTCGACCTCATCCAGGAAGCGACCGCCGGCAAGGGCATCCAGACCGCAAGGGCACAGCAGGTGGACCTCCTGATCATGGATGTCGGCCTGCCCGACATGGATGGCCGCGAAGCGGTGAAGCTTCTGCGCAAGGGCGGCTTCAAGGCGCCGATCATCATGCTGACCGGGCACGACACCGATTCCGATACGATCCTCGGCCTCGAGGCCGGCGCCAACGACTATGTGACGAAGCCGTTCCGCTTCGCCGTGCTGCTCGCCCGCATTCGCGCACAGCTGCGCCAGCACGAGCAGAGCGAGGACGCGACCTTCAGCGTCGGGCCCTATACGTTCAAGCCCAGCCAGAAGCTGCTGACGCTGGAAAACGGCCAGAAGATCCGGCTGACCGAAAAGGAAGCGGCGATCATCCGTTATCTCTACCGCGCCGACCAGAAGGTGGTCACCCGCGACGTGCTCTTGGAAGAGGTCTGGGGCTACAATTCCGGCGTCACCACCCATACGCTCGAAACCCACGTTTACCGGCTGCGCCAGAAAATCGAGCGGGACCCTTCCAATGCCGAGATTTTGGTGACAGAGAACGGCGGCTACAAGATCGTTCCGTAG
- a CDS encoding cyclic nucleotide-binding domain-containing protein: protein MALNDDIVLLSNVPLFVDISEDKLRLIAFGAERRRIFKGQELFREGAPADCAYAIASGSLSLSKTGVDGSETTVSTVGRGALLSELALISMVERKFTATAEEDSEVIRINRPLFRRMLEEYPEVAELVEARIRENLQAMIRRAGALAGRFA, encoded by the coding sequence TTGGCGCTCAACGACGATATCGTGCTTCTGTCCAACGTGCCGCTGTTTGTCGATATCAGCGAGGACAAGCTGCGGCTGATCGCCTTCGGTGCGGAACGGCGCCGCATATTCAAGGGGCAGGAGCTGTTTCGCGAAGGCGCGCCCGCCGATTGCGCCTATGCGATTGCGAGCGGCAGCCTGTCCTTGTCGAAGACTGGCGTCGATGGTTCCGAGACGACAGTCTCGACGGTCGGCCGAGGCGCGCTTCTGTCGGAACTGGCGCTGATCTCGATGGTCGAACGCAAGTTCACGGCGACTGCCGAGGAAGACAGCGAGGTCATCCGCATCAACCGGCCGCTCTTCCGCCGCATGCTGGAAGAGTATCCGGAAGTGGCGGAACTCGTCGAAGCCCGCATCCGCGAGAATCTGCAGGCGATGATTCGCAGGGCCGGCGCGCTCGCCGGCCGCTTTGCCTGA
- a CDS encoding L,D-transpeptidase family protein: protein MRKKTSGKRPAKSIITVRPAPRDRKRALVCFDGRVEQAAIGRSGITSLKREGDGATPRAAMKLIGGYVRRDRLLLPPTPLPTRTTRKDMLWCDAPGHARYNRPVMAPFTPRHEELMREDGLYDICLVMDWNLLARRRNAGSAIFFHLIRPGYEPTQGCVAVSLHAMRRLIPHMRRGTVVQVL, encoded by the coding sequence ATGCGCAAGAAAACGTCGGGAAAAAGACCAGCCAAGTCCATCATCACAGTCCGCCCGGCGCCGCGCGATCGAAAGCGGGCGCTGGTCTGCTTCGATGGCCGCGTCGAGCAGGCGGCGATCGGACGAAGCGGCATTACCAGCCTGAAGCGTGAAGGCGACGGCGCCACGCCGCGTGCTGCGATGAAGCTGATCGGCGGCTATGTCAGGCGCGATCGTCTCCTTCTGCCGCCGACACCACTGCCGACGCGGACCACGCGCAAGGACATGCTCTGGTGCGACGCTCCAGGTCACGCCCGATACAATCGTCCGGTCATGGCACCATTCACGCCGAGGCATGAGGAGTTGATGCGCGAGGACGGACTCTACGACATCTGCCTCGTGATGGACTGGAACCTCCTCGCCCGGAGGAGAAACGCCGGCTCGGCGATCTTCTTCCACCTGATCCGACCGGGCTATGAGCCGACGCAGGGCTGCGTCGCGGTCAGTCTGCACGCCATGCGGCGGCTGATCCCGCATATGCGCCGCGGCACCGTCGTGCAGGTGCTTTGA
- a CDS encoding exodeoxyribonuclease III codes for MALSVATWNINSVRLRMPLVEHLLKTWQPDILCLQETKCPNDQFPSKPLKALGYNHIEMHGQKGYHGVATISRLPLHELSDRRDYCGVGDARHLSVVFEAGGKKIRLHNFYVPAGGDEPDRSINPKFGHKLDFVEEMKLLHAEADAGISSILVGDLNIAPLEDDVWSHKQLLKIVSHTPIETEGLTTVMNGGGWVDLMRQHTPAPTKLYTWWSYRAKDWEAADRGRRLDHIWSSADLAPALKHVDILREARGWERPSDHVPVIAHFDI; via the coding sequence ATGGCCCTTTCCGTCGCCACTTGGAACATCAACTCCGTGCGCCTGCGCATGCCGCTCGTCGAACATCTGCTGAAGACCTGGCAGCCGGACATTCTCTGCCTGCAGGAAACCAAGTGCCCGAACGACCAGTTCCCGTCCAAGCCGCTGAAGGCGCTCGGTTACAATCACATCGAGATGCACGGCCAGAAGGGCTATCACGGCGTGGCGACGATCTCGCGGCTGCCGCTGCATGAGCTCAGCGACCGACGCGACTATTGCGGTGTCGGCGATGCGCGCCATCTCTCGGTCGTCTTCGAGGCCGGCGGCAAGAAGATCCGTCTGCACAATTTCTATGTTCCGGCCGGTGGCGACGAACCGGATCGCAGCATCAATCCGAAATTCGGTCACAAGCTCGATTTCGTCGAAGAAATGAAACTGCTGCACGCCGAAGCCGATGCCGGCATTTCCTCGATCCTCGTCGGCGACCTCAATATCGCCCCGCTCGAAGACGACGTCTGGTCGCACAAGCAGCTCTTAAAGATCGTCAGCCACACGCCGATCGAGACCGAAGGGCTGACCACGGTCATGAACGGCGGCGGCTGGGTCGACCTGATGCGCCAGCACACGCCCGCCCCGACCAAGCTCTACACCTGGTGGAGCTACCGGGCGAAGGACTGGGAAGCGGCCGACCGCGGCCGCCGGCTCGACCACATCTGGTCCTCCGCGGACCTGGCGCCGGCGCTCAAACATGTCGACATCCTGCGCGAAGCGCGCGGCTGGGAGCGCCCCTCCGATCACGTGCCAGTCATCGCGCATTTCGATATCTGA
- a CDS encoding FtsK/SpoIIIE family DNA translocase: MSRSNPATLDSRSNRFVLTTFVWRQIASLAGFALFGALALAVAALSTWNVADPSFSYATSEAPTNVLGYPGAAFADIFMQFFGLASVVALLPAVAWALVLISGKRFDKIFKRLGVWFIGSVLAGAALSCVPAPITWPLPNGLGGVFGDMILRFPALFTGAFPTGTLATVLACIFAAPAAWCLIYSAGLIGVSDEEQDEEVVEPTPSKARTVRDELDEDDSEGPFTLLMGSFAHMRYTMHARVRRIFGMSGTRSSPKRQYDEPYDFNNDEFGTLNEPVRPKPMAAGDRIEPSLDRSERRILTPPPIMADDEDDDLPVDIDERRPAGILPDDEDDDPASDWAPRAAPPKQGLPKSGSRVATPAPRPKSGQRIEREAQRSFVEDDGDFTLPPMHFLAEPKNVSRDASLSPDALEQNARMLEGVLEDFGVKGEIIHVRPGPVVTLYELEPAPGIKSSRVIGLADDIARSMSAIAARVAVVPGRNAIGIELPNQRRETVYLRELIGSRDFETSKARLAMALGKTIGGEPVVADLAKMPHLLVAGTTGSGKSVAINTMILSLLYRLRPDQCRLIMIDPKMLELSVYDGIPHLLSPVVTDPKKAVVALKWTVREMEERYKKMSKIGVRNIDGFNSRVEQALAKGEQITRTVQTGFDRQTGEAMYETEEFDLTPLPYIVVIIDEMADLMMVAGKDIEGAVQRLAQMARAAGIHVIMATQRPSVDVITGTIKANFPTRISFQVTSKIDSRTILGEQGAEQLLGMGDMLYMAGGGRIQRVHGPFVSDTEVEEVVAYLKTQGVPQYLDAITEDDDEDGEGGGPAGTSNLSDSDDPYDQAVAIVLRDGKASTSYVQRRLGIGYNRAASLIERMEQEGIIGPANHAGKREILVPTEAEITGR, translated from the coding sequence ATGAGCAGAAGCAATCCGGCAACGCTTGACAGCCGTTCCAACCGGTTCGTGCTAACCACCTTCGTTTGGCGGCAGATCGCGTCGCTGGCGGGCTTTGCGCTTTTCGGCGCATTGGCGCTGGCTGTCGCGGCGCTATCGACATGGAACGTCGCCGACCCGAGCTTCTCCTATGCCACATCGGAAGCGCCCACCAACGTGCTCGGTTATCCGGGCGCGGCCTTTGCCGATATCTTCATGCAGTTCTTCGGTCTTGCCAGCGTCGTCGCCCTGTTGCCGGCCGTTGCCTGGGCGCTGGTGCTGATCAGCGGCAAGCGCTTCGACAAGATCTTCAAGCGCCTTGGCGTCTGGTTCATCGGCTCCGTGCTGGCCGGCGCGGCGCTGAGCTGCGTTCCTGCTCCGATCACCTGGCCGCTGCCCAACGGTCTCGGCGGCGTCTTCGGTGACATGATTCTCCGCTTTCCGGCGCTCTTCACCGGCGCCTTCCCGACCGGCACGCTCGCGACCGTGCTCGCCTGCATCTTCGCCGCTCCTGCCGCCTGGTGCCTGATCTATAGCGCCGGCCTCATCGGCGTCAGCGATGAAGAGCAAGACGAAGAGGTTGTCGAGCCGACACCGAGCAAGGCGCGTACCGTGCGCGACGAGCTCGACGAGGACGACAGTGAAGGCCCTTTCACCCTGCTGATGGGCTCCTTCGCCCATATGCGCTACACGATGCACGCGCGCGTGCGCCGCATCTTCGGCATGAGCGGCACGCGCAGTTCGCCCAAGCGCCAGTATGATGAGCCTTATGATTTCAACAATGACGAGTTCGGCACGCTGAACGAGCCGGTCCGGCCGAAGCCGATGGCTGCCGGCGACCGCATCGAACCCTCGCTCGATCGCTCCGAACGCCGCATCCTCACGCCGCCGCCGATCATGGCCGATGACGAGGACGACGATCTGCCCGTCGATATCGACGAGCGTCGCCCCGCCGGCATCCTGCCCGACGATGAGGACGACGATCCGGCATCCGACTGGGCGCCGCGGGCAGCGCCGCCGAAACAGGGCCTGCCGAAGTCGGGCTCGCGCGTGGCAACGCCAGCGCCCCGCCCGAAATCCGGTCAGCGGATCGAGCGCGAAGCCCAGCGCTCCTTCGTCGAGGACGATGGCGACTTCACGTTGCCGCCGATGCATTTCCTTGCCGAACCAAAGAACGTCAGCCGCGACGCCTCGCTGTCGCCCGACGCGCTCGAGCAGAATGCCCGCATGCTGGAAGGCGTGCTTGAGGATTTCGGCGTCAAGGGCGAGATCATCCATGTACGCCCGGGCCCGGTCGTAACCCTTTATGAACTGGAGCCGGCCCCCGGCATCAAGTCGTCCCGTGTCATCGGCCTTGCCGATGACATCGCCCGCTCGATGAGCGCAATCGCTGCCCGCGTCGCCGTCGTTCCCGGCCGCAATGCCATCGGCATCGAACTGCCGAACCAGCGGCGCGAGACCGTCTACCTGCGCGAACTCATCGGCTCGCGTGACTTCGAGACCTCCAAGGCGCGCCTTGCCATGGCGCTCGGCAAGACCATCGGTGGCGAACCCGTCGTTGCCGACCTCGCCAAGATGCCGCATCTGCTCGTCGCCGGTACCACCGGCTCCGGCAAGTCGGTCGCGATCAACACCATGATCCTGTCGCTGCTCTATCGCCTGCGCCCGGATCAGTGCCGCCTGATCATGATCGACCCGAAGATGCTCGAACTCTCCGTCTACGACGGCATCCCGCACCTGCTTTCGCCCGTGGTCACCGACCCGAAAAAGGCGGTGGTCGCGCTCAAGTGGACGGTGCGCGAGATGGAAGAGCGCTACAAGAAGATGTCGAAGATCGGCGTGCGCAACATCGACGGCTTCAACAGCCGCGTCGAGCAGGCGCTTGCCAAGGGCGAGCAGATCACTCGCACGGTGCAGACCGGCTTCGACCGCCAGACCGGCGAAGCCATGTACGAGACCGAGGAATTCGACCTCACGCCGCTGCCCTATATCGTCGTCATCATCGACGAAATGGCCGACCTGATGATGGTCGCCGGCAAGGACATCGAAGGTGCCGTGCAGCGGCTGGCGCAGATGGCGCGTGCCGCCGGCATCCATGTCATCATGGCAACGCAGCGCCCCTCGGTCGACGTCATCACCGGCACGATCAAGGCCAACTTCCCGACCCGCATCTCGTTCCAGGTGACCTCGAAGATCGACAGCCGCACGATCCTGGGCGAACAGGGCGCCGAACAGCTGCTCGGCATGGGCGACATGCTCTACATGGCCGGTGGTGGCCGCATCCAGCGCGTCCACGGCCCGTTCGTCTCCGACACCGAGGTCGAGGAAGTCGTCGCCTATCTGAAGACCCAGGGCGTGCCGCAATATCTCGACGCCATCACCGAGGACGACGACGAGGACGGCGAAGGCGGCGGACCTGCCGGCACCTCCAACCTTTCCGATTCCGACGACCCCTACGACCAGGCGGTTGCGATCGTTCTGCGCGACGGCAAGGCCTCCACCTCCTACGTACAACGGCGCCTCGGGATCGGTTACAATCGGGCTGCATCGCTGATCGAGCGCATGGAGCAGGAAGGCATCATCGGGCCTGCGAACCACGCCGGAAAACGCGAGATCCTGGTACCGACCGAGGCGGAAATCACCGGCCGGTAA
- the tesB gene encoding acyl-CoA thioesterase II, whose protein sequence is MSRPTETTTPMDALLAILDLEKLEENLFRGLSPQVGWQRVFGGQVIGQALVAAQRTVDADRFVHSLHAYFMRPGDPSVPIIYEVDRIRDGSSFATRRVVAIQHGKAIFSMSASFQYDEDGFDHQIEMPDLAMPETLPGEQELKEKFLVHAPEAIRRYWERPRPIEIRPASLHHYFTRNDGKPIQDVWVKAVGTVPDERHIQAAILAYLSDMTLLDTSLYAHGTSVFDRNLQVASLDHAMWFHRPCKMDDWLLYTQDSPSAHGARGMTRGSLFTRSGVLIASVAQEGLIRKKASE, encoded by the coding sequence ATGTCGCGCCCCACCGAGACCACCACGCCCATGGATGCGCTGCTCGCCATTCTCGACCTTGAGAAGCTCGAGGAGAACCTGTTCAGGGGCCTGAGCCCGCAGGTCGGCTGGCAGCGGGTCTTCGGCGGCCAAGTGATCGGCCAGGCGCTGGTGGCAGCCCAGCGGACCGTCGACGCCGACCGCTTCGTTCATTCGCTGCACGCCTATTTCATGCGGCCGGGCGATCCGTCCGTACCGATCATCTACGAGGTCGACCGCATTCGTGACGGTTCGAGCTTCGCCACCCGTCGTGTCGTCGCCATCCAGCACGGCAAGGCGATCTTCTCGATGTCGGCCTCGTTCCAGTATGACGAGGACGGCTTCGACCACCAGATCGAGATGCCTGATCTCGCCATGCCGGAGACCTTGCCGGGCGAACAGGAACTGAAGGAGAAATTCCTCGTGCATGCGCCGGAAGCCATCCGTCGCTACTGGGAGCGGCCGCGGCCGATCGAAATCCGCCCGGCCTCGCTGCACCACTATTTCACCCGTAACGACGGCAAACCGATCCAGGATGTCTGGGTCAAGGCGGTCGGCACTGTCCCGGACGAGCGTCATATCCAGGCAGCCATCCTTGCCTATCTCTCCGACATGACCCTGCTCGACACCTCGCTCTATGCGCACGGCACCTCGGTCTTCGATCGCAACCTGCAAGTCGCGAGCCTCGATCATGCGATGTGGTTCCACCGCCCCTGCAAAATGGACGACTGGCTGCTCTATACCCAGGACAGCCCGAGTGCGCATGGTGCCCGCGGGATGACCAGAGGCAGCCTTTTTACGCGTTCCGGCGTGCTGATCGCCTCCGTCGCCCAAGAAGGGCTGATCCGGAAAAAGGCATCTGAATAG
- a CDS encoding TonB-dependent siderophore receptor, producing the protein MPDTLPIHLTCASRRARSAATMLAASATAVFLSSIAASAQSAESQKTTRLEKIEVTAGKAAATIAEDNDTIVPTRNVSALKTDTPLIETPRSVSVVTRKELEERGVQDMIQATRYAAGVTTGAFGFDPRFDQIYIRGFETTTTGDFRDGLRQPYMNYGTFPTEVYGLERIEILKGPASVMYGAAGVGGIVNRISKMPEEETHREIELQYGTIGRTQAAFDFGGPATADGDFLYRIVGLLRNGGTNYDVADDRYLLQPSFTWKPDESTSLTVYGLGQKGESDASPRVLEHDGRLLRYSDPDYDYQKVRQYQAGYKFEHEFDNGLTFRQHGRVSDLDLKARYVDFGTEIAPDVFERYPVAIKDDQRAYQIDNRLQAVFDTGAVSHTLLAGLDYTWITSDFGLGFGAVDPAYRFDLNNPTFGISGPTPALTSFSGRDLRQTGIYVQNQLEFGNWRAVGGLRYDWVDQTSTNKNTGVVDRKDDGELTGQAGLLYLFDNGIAPYASYSTSFVPRTELSADGRVLDPTTGEQVELGLKYQPEGEAYSLSAAYYRIVETGAAQYVSDASLPAGYYYKSAGEVTTNGLEVEGRREFDNGLSFIAAYNYNDAEITGNIDPSLIGNVPSTKPRHVASLWVSYLLPDDTQLAGLSVGGGVRLASSSYTSDANTTKNGGAVYFDASIAYDFGVKNPELAGLSLAVSATNLGDRREEVCTDGYCYFGQGRTVLGSLKYRW; encoded by the coding sequence ATGCCAGACACCTTGCCGATCCACCTCACGTGCGCATCACGCCGCGCGCGCTCCGCCGCCACCATGTTGGCCGCAAGCGCTACCGCCGTGTTCCTTTCGTCCATCGCGGCTTCCGCGCAGTCAGCCGAAAGCCAGAAGACGACACGGTTGGAAAAGATCGAGGTGACGGCCGGCAAGGCAGCCGCGACGATCGCCGAGGACAACGACACGATCGTGCCGACACGCAACGTCTCGGCGCTCAAGACCGATACGCCGCTCATCGAGACACCCCGCTCCGTTTCAGTGGTCACGCGCAAGGAACTCGAAGAGCGCGGCGTGCAAGACATGATCCAGGCAACCCGTTATGCTGCCGGCGTCACAACGGGCGCCTTCGGCTTCGATCCACGCTTCGACCAGATCTACATCCGCGGCTTCGAGACGACGACCACGGGGGACTTCCGGGACGGCCTGCGCCAGCCCTACATGAACTACGGCACCTTTCCGACGGAGGTCTACGGACTCGAACGGATCGAGATTCTCAAGGGCCCGGCTTCGGTCATGTATGGTGCCGCCGGGGTCGGCGGTATCGTCAACCGCATATCGAAGATGCCTGAGGAGGAGACGCACCGTGAGATCGAGCTGCAATACGGCACGATCGGCCGCACCCAGGCCGCCTTCGATTTCGGCGGACCGGCAACGGCCGATGGCGACTTCCTCTACCGCATCGTCGGGCTTCTGAGGAACGGCGGGACCAACTACGACGTCGCCGACGACCGCTACCTGCTGCAACCCTCCTTCACCTGGAAACCGGACGAAAGCACGTCGCTGACCGTCTATGGCCTTGGCCAGAAGGGCGAGAGCGATGCCAGCCCGCGTGTACTCGAACATGACGGCCGGCTGCTGCGCTACAGCGATCCGGACTACGACTACCAGAAGGTCCGGCAGTATCAGGCCGGCTACAAATTCGAGCACGAGTTCGACAACGGCCTGACCTTCCGCCAGCACGGCCGCGTCAGTGATCTCGACCTGAAGGCTCGCTACGTGGACTTCGGCACCGAGATTGCGCCAGACGTCTTCGAGCGCTACCCCGTAGCCATCAAGGACGACCAGCGTGCCTACCAGATCGATAACCGGCTTCAGGCCGTCTTCGACACCGGCGCGGTCTCGCACACGCTCCTGGCAGGTCTCGATTATACCTGGATCACCTCCGACTTCGGTCTCGGTTTCGGCGCCGTCGATCCGGCCTACCGCTTCGATCTCAATAATCCCACCTTCGGCATCAGCGGCCCGACGCCGGCACTTACCAGCTTCAGCGGGCGGGATCTCCGGCAGACGGGCATCTATGTCCAGAACCAGCTGGAGTTCGGTAACTGGCGCGCCGTCGGCGGCCTTCGCTATGACTGGGTCGATCAGACCAGCACCAACAAGAACACCGGCGTCGTCGACCGCAAGGACGATGGCGAGCTCACCGGGCAGGCGGGCCTTCTCTATCTCTTCGACAATGGCATCGCGCCCTATGCCAGCTACAGCACCTCCTTCGTACCGCGCACCGAGCTTTCGGCCGACGGCAGAGTGCTCGATCCGACGACCGGAGAGCAGGTCGAACTTGGCCTGAAATATCAGCCGGAAGGCGAGGCCTATTCGCTGAGTGCTGCCTATTACCGGATCGTGGAAACCGGTGCCGCGCAATACGTATCGGACGCATCGCTTCCCGCCGGCTACTACTACAAGTCGGCAGGGGAGGTGACGACCAATGGTCTTGAGGTGGAAGGACGCCGGGAATTCGACAACGGCCTGAGCTTCATCGCCGCCTACAACTACAACGACGCCGAAATCACGGGGAATATCGACCCGTCGCTGATCGGCAACGTGCCCTCGACGAAGCCGCGCCACGTCGCATCGCTCTGGGTTAGCTACCTGCTGCCCGACGACACGCAGCTTGCGGGCCTGAGCGTCGGCGGCGGCGTGCGTCTGGCATCAAGCTCCTATACATCCGACGCCAACACGACGAAGAATGGCGGCGCCGTCTATTTCGACGCCTCGATCGCCTACGACTTCGGCGTCAAGAACCCGGAGCTTGCCGGGCTGTCGCTCGCCGTCAGCGCCACCAATCTCGGCGACCGCCGCGAAGAGGTCTGCACCGATGGCTATTGCTATTTTGGCCAGGGCCGCACCGTGCTCGGTTCGCTGAAATACCGGTGGTAA
- a CDS encoding ammonium transporter — protein sequence MSSSKLTTSLGRLGALGAALFAPAVAFAQEAAPAAAAAAPVPDKADTAFMFISTLLVFFMLIPGLALFYGGLVRAKNMLSVLMQCTVIGAAMMIVWVVYGYSFAFGGSTSPYFGGFAKMFLAGVTGESTSATFSEGVVIPEYIFMLFQMTFAALTPALIVGAFAERIKFSAAVLFAILWATFVYFPIAHMVWDGNGLLFGMGALDFAGGTVVHINAGVAGLIGAIMVGKRTGYGRDMMAPHSMTLTLVGAAMLWFGWFGFNAGSNLEASGGAVLATVNTFLATAAAILSWSVVETITRGKASMLGAASGMIAGLVAITPAAGIAGPMGAIVMGVLVSPLCYFFVSVVKNKFHYDDTADVFGVHGVGGFFGALATGIFASSSLGGIGYADGITMGSQFVTQLTAVAITIVWCGVVSVILYKVVDSIVGLRVSVEAEREGLDLSSHGEAAYHS from the coding sequence ATGTCATCCAGCAAACTTACCACCTCTCTTGGACGCCTCGGCGCACTCGGCGCCGCCTTGTTTGCGCCGGCCGTCGCCTTCGCACAGGAAGCAGCGCCGGCCGCAGCCGCCGCAGCACCGGTCCCGGACAAGGCGGATACCGCCTTCATGTTCATCTCCACGCTTCTCGTCTTCTTCATGCTCATCCCGGGCCTGGCGCTCTTCTACGGCGGCCTGGTGCGCGCCAAGAACATGCTGTCGGTCCTGATGCAGTGCACCGTGATCGGCGCGGCGATGATGATCGTCTGGGTCGTCTACGGTTACTCCTTCGCCTTCGGCGGCTCGACGAGCCCCTATTTCGGCGGCTTCGCCAAGATGTTCCTCGCTGGCGTTACCGGTGAGAGCACGTCGGCCACCTTCTCGGAAGGTGTCGTCATTCCGGAATACATCTTCATGCTGTTCCAGATGACCTTTGCGGCGCTGACGCCGGCACTGATCGTCGGCGCCTTCGCCGAACGCATCAAGTTCTCGGCCGCAGTCCTCTTCGCAATCCTTTGGGCCACCTTCGTCTACTTCCCGATCGCCCATATGGTCTGGGACGGCAACGGCCTGCTCTTCGGCATGGGCGCCCTCGACTTCGCCGGCGGTACCGTCGTTCACATCAATGCCGGCGTCGCGGGCCTGATCGGCGCGATCATGGTTGGCAAGCGTACCGGCTACGGCCGTGACATGATGGCTCCGCACTCCATGACGCTGACGCTGGTCGGTGCTGCCATGCTCTGGTTCGGCTGGTTCGGCTTCAACGCCGGCTCGAACCTCGAAGCCTCCGGTGGCGCAGTCCTCGCAACCGTCAACACTTTCCTCGCAACCGCTGCCGCCATTCTCTCCTGGTCGGTCGTCGAAACCATCACGCGCGGCAAGGCCTCGATGCTGGGCGCGGCCTCGGGCATGATCGCCGGCCTCGTCGCCATCACGCCTGCCGCCGGCATTGCCGGCCCGATGGGCGCGATCGTCATGGGCGTGCTCGTCTCGCCGCTCTGCTACTTCTTCGTCTCGGTCGTGAAGAACAAGTTCCACTATGACGACACGGCAGACGTCTTCGGCGTCCACGGCGTCGGCGGTTTCTTCGGCGCACTTGCCACCGGCATCTTCGCCTCCTCGTCACTCGGCGGCATCGGCTATGCCGACGGCATCACCATGGGCAGCCAGTTCGTGACGCAGCTCACCGCCGTTGCCATCACCATCGTCTGGTGCGGCGTCGTCTCGGTGATCCTCTACAAGGTGGTGGATTCGATCGTCGGCCTGCGCGTCTCCGTCGAAGCCGAACGCGAAGGCCTCGACCTCTCGTCGCACGGCGAAGCCGCCTACCACAGCTAA
- a CDS encoding outer membrane lipoprotein carrier protein LolA, with the protein MTETKNGERSHPVVSRRLFMCGLAALAGIGGTGLDITQALAQAPSAAQKIADHFSSVKTMAGEFVQFGPRGEQTGGKFYIRRPGRIRFNYEAPSPMRVIADGKSVVIGNMKLKTWDIYPLSKTPLKLLLSEKIDLTGKMVRGVKEESDLITIVLGDRSIFGDSTITMMFDPKTYDLRQWTITDAQKKDTSVMIFNVQTGMALDDKVFQIPYDEVRNKKGG; encoded by the coding sequence ATGACAGAGACGAAGAACGGCGAGCGCAGCCACCCGGTAGTTTCGCGCCGCCTTTTCATGTGCGGACTTGCGGCGCTTGCCGGCATCGGCGGCACCGGTCTCGACATCACCCAGGCTTTGGCGCAGGCACCGAGTGCCGCCCAGAAGATCGCCGATCACTTCTCCTCGGTAAAGACCATGGCCGGCGAATTCGTGCAGTTCGGCCCACGCGGCGAACAGACCGGCGGCAAGTTTTACATCCGCCGCCCCGGCCGCATCCGCTTCAACTATGAAGCCCCGTCGCCGATGCGCGTGATTGCCGACGGCAAGTCGGTCGTCATCGGCAACATGAAGCTGAAGACCTGGGACATCTATCCCCTCTCGAAGACGCCGCTCAAACTGCTGCTCAGCGAGAAGATCGACCTGACCGGCAAGATGGTGCGCGGCGTCAAGGAAGAGTCCGATCTCATCACCATCGTGCTTGGCGACCGCTCGATCTTCGGCGATTCGACCATCACCATGATGTTCGACCCGAAGACCTATGACCTGCGCCAATGGACGATTACCGACGCGCAGAAGAAGGATACTTCGGTGATGATCTTCAATGTCCAGACCGGCATGGCGCTGGACGACAAGGTCTTCCAGATCCCCTACGACGAGGTCCGCAACAAGAAGGGCGGCTAG